The following coding sequences lie in one Arachis ipaensis cultivar K30076 chromosome B05, Araip1.1, whole genome shotgun sequence genomic window:
- the LOC107642098 gene encoding protein PYRICULARIA ORYZAE RESISTANCE 21 isoform X2: MVSLEGDEKDRVVVTGDNINTIYLINQLNKKFKCVTVVSIEEVKKKQEEKKDDKKDDKKKDEKKKDEKKKEEKPFCAVLCLPAPPHAQCSSCQPKCDHCTKCQGPKCECKCVLICFKCNNPKCDGKCNICIKCESPKCSGHCSSPPKPPTKPESKPPEQPKPQPQPQPQPHPIYINCPPWCNCPRCYVVPCNPPACNYRVVYESNPDNCSIM, from the exons ATGGTGTCACTTGAAGGGGATGAGAAAGATCGCGTGGTGGTGACTGGAGACAACATCAACACAATTTACCTGATCAACCAACTGAACAAGAAGTTTAAGTGCGTAACGGTTGTGAGCATCGAAGAGGTGAAGAAGAAGCAAGAGGAAAAGAAGGATGATAAGAAGGATGAtaagaagaaggatgagaagaagaaggatgaaaagaagaaggaagagaagccaTTCTGTGCTGTTCTGTGTCTCCCAGCTCCACCACATGCTCAATGCTCCAGCTGCCAACCCAAGT GCGATCATTGCACCAAGTGTCAAGGGCCAAAGTGTGAATGCAAGTGTGTCCTAATATGCTTCAAGTGCAACAATCCAAAGTGTGATGGAAAATGCAACATTTGCATCAAATGTGAGAGTCCCAAGTGTAGTGGTCACTGTTCTTCCCCTCCCAAGCCTCCTACTAAGCCTGAATCCAAACCGCCAGAGCAACCAAAACCACAGCCACAGCCACAACCACAACCGCATCCGATTTACATTAATTGCCCTCCATGGTGCAATTGTCCAAGGTGCTATGTTGTGCCATGTAATCCCCCAGCTTGCAACTACAGGGTTGTTTATGAATCAAACCCTGATAATTGCTCCATCATGTGA
- the LOC107642098 gene encoding pollen-specific leucine-rich repeat extensin-like protein 1 isoform X1 has product MKQKVVIKIQMHCDKCRNKALKTAAEVQGVTMVSLEGDEKDRVVVTGDNINTIYLINQLNKKFKCVTVVSIEEVKKKQEEKKDDKKDDKKKDEKKKDEKKKEEKPFCAVLCLPAPPHAQCSSCQPKCDHCTKCQGPKCECKCVLICFKCNNPKCDGKCNICIKCESPKCSGHCSSPPKPPTKPESKPPEQPKPQPQPQPQPHPIYINCPPWCNCPRCYVVPCNPPACNYRVVYESNPDNCSIM; this is encoded by the exons ATGAAG CAAAAGGTAGTTATAAAGATCCAAATGCATTGTGATAAATGCAGAAATAAGGCCCTGAAAACTGCTGCAGAGGTACAAG GGGTGACTATGGTGTCACTTGAAGGGGATGAGAAAGATCGCGTGGTGGTGACTGGAGACAACATCAACACAATTTACCTGATCAACCAACTGAACAAGAAGTTTAAGTGCGTAACGGTTGTGAGCATCGAAGAGGTGAAGAAGAAGCAAGAGGAAAAGAAGGATGATAAGAAGGATGAtaagaagaaggatgagaagaagaaggatgaaaagaagaaggaagagaagccaTTCTGTGCTGTTCTGTGTCTCCCAGCTCCACCACATGCTCAATGCTCCAGCTGCCAACCCAAGT GCGATCATTGCACCAAGTGTCAAGGGCCAAAGTGTGAATGCAAGTGTGTCCTAATATGCTTCAAGTGCAACAATCCAAAGTGTGATGGAAAATGCAACATTTGCATCAAATGTGAGAGTCCCAAGTGTAGTGGTCACTGTTCTTCCCCTCCCAAGCCTCCTACTAAGCCTGAATCCAAACCGCCAGAGCAACCAAAACCACAGCCACAGCCACAACCACAACCGCATCCGATTTACATTAATTGCCCTCCATGGTGCAATTGTCCAAGGTGCTATGTTGTGCCATGTAATCCCCCAGCTTGCAACTACAGGGTTGTTTATGAATCAAACCCTGATAATTGCTCCATCATGTGA